The Zygosaccharomyces rouxii strain CBS732 chromosome G complete sequence genome contains a region encoding:
- the ZRT3 gene encoding Zn(2+) transporter ZRT3 (similar to uniprot|P34240 Saccharomyces cerevisiae YKL175W ZRT3 Vacuolar membrane zinc transporter transports zinc from storage in the vacuole to the cytoplasm when needed transcription is induced under conditions of zinc deficiency), with product MSFPTETHIVTDSLIPRWLLYTLISSLLCVGGGLCVPLISCLFNTRSQTSSKLVNYGLSLSSGSMITTALYKMLPRDSDEDTESATVFLGMLIGMVTSLGLNSLVHAFASESMVHCAHDAGSIDSSEGTSHSHHGDEFTPLNHQKQQGQAQGQGAGAGTGTIGSNGQALRSKPSLIDLLSTVDNGSMGRCSNLDSCVPVLDEEAFPCLPASLRTPRTDEEQQSYLEAQGLACLENHVGYDLENLPTYRRKFHSQRHHQGHDHSTAPTGYGSLVHEESVHHHHHLETPFSKLLSIGMQTCVVITLHKFPEGFILYYTNRSSQVSKDFGFSIFLSLALHNFVEGFSMTLPFYAAFESKAVALLVTTILGGCSQPLGALIGYLVFKNKNIDPSYHPHMDLYLSITAGFLLIIGLQMFQTGVGFSQGHHHHQGEAEKELRENHSVGTTCLKWSGAGVLLVLASGLFK from the coding sequence ATGTCATTTCCTACAGAAACTCATATAGTGACGGATTCCCTCATACCGCGATGGTTATTGTATACACTTATATCTTCGCTTCTCTGTGTGGGCGGTGGTCTGTGTGTCCCTTTAATATCGTGCTTATTCAATACAAGGAGCCAAACAAGttcaaaattggttaaTTATGGGTTGTCACTCTCATCGGGCTCTATGATTACTACCGCGCTTTACAAGATGCTTCCTAGGgatagtgatgaagatacgGAGTCTGCGACAGTTTTTTTGGGGATGCTAATAGGTATGGTTACTTCCTTAGGCCTAAACAGTTTAGTCCATGCTTTTGCGAGCGAATCAATGGTTCACTGTGCTCATGACGCTGGTAGTATTGATAGTAGTGAGGGAACTTCTCATTCACATcatggtgatgaatttacACCTTTGAATCATCAAAAACAGCAGGGGCAAGCGCAAGGACAAGGAGCTGGAGCTGGAACTGGAACGATAGGGTCAAATGGACAAGCGTTACGCTCTAAACCTTCTTTGATAGATTTATTATCCACAGTAGATAATGGTTCCATGGGTCGTTGTTCCAATTTGGACTCATGTGTTCCCGTcttagatgaagaagctTTTCCCTGTTTACCAGCATCTCTGAGAACACCTAGAACAGATGAGGAACAACAGAGTTATTTAGAAGCTCAAGGTTTGGCATGTTTGGAAAACCATGTGGGATAcgatttagaaaatttaccGACTTACCGTCGAAAATTTCACTCACAAAGACACCATCAAGGTCATGATCACTCTACTGCACCTACTGGGTATGGTTCATTAGTACATGAAGAATCagttcatcaccatcatcatttaGAAACGCCCTTCTCTAAACTATTGTCTATTGGTATGCAAACATGCGTGGTGATTACATTGCATAAATTTCCAGAAGGTTTCATTCTCTATTATACCAATAGATCATCCCAGGTCTCTAAAGATTTTGGGttttccatttttctcAGTTTGGCATTACATAATTTCGTGGAAGGTTTTTCCATGACGTTACCATTTTATGCTGCTTTCGAATCAAAAGCAGTCGCCCTCCTAGTGACTACTATCTTAGGTGGATGTTCACAACCGTTGGGAGCTCTCATTGGTTACTTGGTTTtcaagaataaaaatatcGATCCTAGCTACCATCCTCACATGGATCTATATTTGAGCATCACGGCAGGATTTCTTCTAATTATCGGATTACAGATGTTTCAAACCGGTGTTGGTTTCAGTCAAggtcatcatcatcatcaaggtgaagctgaaaaggaactTAGAGAAAACCATAGTGTCGGTACAACCTGCTTAAAATGGTCTGGTGCAGGTGTTCTCTTGGTATTAGCGAGTGGGTTATTCAAATGA
- the SNU114 gene encoding U5 snRNP GTPase SNU114 (similar to uniprot|P36048 Saccharomyces cerevisiae YKL173W SNU114 involved in splicing U5 snRNP-specific protein related to EF-2), translating to MDEYDEFGNPVENEQTSLAVKPEDTEPLVEQEPVDNEGDDHGDDEQEVNRNQEQALVPLQDAYGDDVEVLVETEDNQDADVPLVEVAREHEKGPDYSVFTHLKKHVPRAAYDRDYMLGMLEAPERIRNVAVVGPLHSGKTSLVDLLVMESHQNLPHMSRRNQLGWSQMRYMDNTKLEIERGLSLKSNGITFLGFDLDTISFPINLLDAPGHVNFMDETAVCLQAVDCALICIDVVEGVTSVVENLIKYCQRSGLAMVFVLNKLDRLILELKLPPLDSFLKLMHIVDQINHFTVDKFSPELGNVIFASSKLGFSFTIQEFILYYYSPKLPAEKLQGFIERMWGDIYFADGKFSSTPRPSKNPTFVEFILLPIYKIITHTLSNDTQELQNILRRNFGVHLRSEFFKYDPLPLLKHVLELVFRKQTGLIHALVHNCDPIATTSVKLSQSLQSPIEDDQIFLAHALKTMDYGGSEWALVRIYRGQLTRGMQVNVIDSSLTVSGNDQDEEYEQCKIEQLALMGGRYIFPVVQASVGQLVLVKGLSDAFTKSSTLYLGPNTQLPLFKPIDYINEPVARVVIQPLHPKELPKLLSGLNKVSKYYPGVVVKVEESGEHVILGCGELYLDSLLYDLRNNYSKMEIKISDPLTVFAESCAGESFAAIPVNSINGTVSISVGAEPLTPKLVDDLSQNKIASDVFANNRKLSKMLRSEYGWDSLAARNVWSFQDANVFVDDTLPNETDKEILLRCRPQLNQGFKWVIREGPLANEPIHGVHFKLLSAENLEKVSGGGQLIPMVRRACYIALLTATPILLEPIYEVDVIVHLKLLSIIEELFAKRRGGRIYKTSNIAGSPLMEIRGQLPVIESVGFETDLRLSTMGAGMCQMHFCKKIWRKVPGDVMDEQAVISKLKPSPIGSLSRDFVMKTRRRKGISNSGFMSNDGPSLAKYIEPELYTRLKENGLV from the coding sequence ATGGATGAGTATGATGAGTTTGGAAATCCGGTAGAGAATGAACAGACATCTCTTGCGGTGAAACCAGAGGATACTGAACCTCTAGTGGAACAAGAGCCGGTTGataatgaaggtgatgatcacggtgatgatgaacaagaagtGAACAGGAACCAAGAACAGGCGCTAGTACCGTTGCAAGATGCATATGGTGATGATGTGGAAGTGTTAGTGGAGACCGAAGACAACCAAGATGCTGACGTACCACTTGTAGAAGTTGCGAGGGAACATGAGAAAGGTCCTGACTACTCAGTATTCAcacatttgaaaaagcaTGTTCCTAGAGCAGCATACGATAGAGATTACATGTTGGGTATGTTAGAAGCTCCAGAAAGGATAAGAAATGTAGCTGTTGTGGGCCCATTGCATTCTGGTAAGACTAGTCTAGTGGATTTATTGGTAATGGAATCGCATCAAAATCTGCCGCATATGAGTCGTAGAAATCAACTGGGCTGGAGTCAGATGAGATATATGGATAATACGAAATTAGAGATTGAGCGTGGattatctttgaaaagtaaCGGTATCACATTCCTTGGTTTTGATTTGGATACTATATCTTTTCCCATAAATTTGTTAGATGCTCCAGGACATGTGAACTTTATGGATGAGACAGCAGTGTGTTTACAAGCTGTAGATTGTGCACTAATTTGCATAGATGTTGTAGAAGGTGTTACTTCTGTGGTAGAGAACTTGATCAAGTACTGTCAACGAAGTGGATTGGCTATGGTATTTGTTTTGAATAAATTGGATAGATTGATCTTAGAGCTAAAACTGCCACCTCTAgattcatttttgaagCTAATGCATATTGTTGACCAAATTAATCATTTTACGGTGGATAAGTTTTCACCAGAACTAGGCAATGTAATATTTGCCTCATCTAAATTGGGATTTTCATTCACTATTCAAGAGTTCATACTATATTACTATAGTCCAAAGCTTCCGGCGGAGAAATTACAAGGATTCATTGAACGTATGTGGGGGGATATTTATTTCGCAGATGGTAAATTTAGCTCTACTCCAAGGCCCTCAAAAAATCCGACATTCGTGGAATTCATATTACTGccaatttacaaaattatCACACATactctttcaaatgataCACAGGAGTTACAAAATATCTTGAGACGGAATTTCGGAGTTCATTTACGTTCagaattcttcaaatatgATCCCCTGCCGTTGTTAAAGCATGTTTTAGAACTGGTCTTCAGGAAACAGACTGGGTTGATTCATGCATTAGTTCATAACTGCGATCCCATTGCAACCACATCTGTTAAGCTATCTCAATCTTTACAGAGTccaattgaagatgatcaaattttcttgGCACATGCACTCAAGACTATGGATTATGGCGGTTCCGAATGGGCGCTAGTTCGTATTTACAGAGGTCAACTGACACGAGGTATGCAAGTGAATGTCATAGATTCAAGCCTTACAGTTAGCGGTAATGACCAGgatgaagaatatgaaCAGTGTAAGATTGAACAATTGGCTCTTATGGGTGGTAGGTATATCTTCCCCGTGGTACAAGCGTCAGTGGGTCAGCTCGTTCTAGTCAAGGGCCTATCAGATGCATTTACGAAATCTTCTACTTTATACTTGGGGCCCAACACCCAGTTACCGCTGtttaaaccaattgattACATCAATGAACCAGTGGCAAGAGTTGTCATACAACCTCTGCATCCAAAGGAACTTCCCAAACTGCTGAGCGGTTTAAATAAAGTTAGCAAATATTATCCCGGTGTTGTGGTCAAAGTGGAGGAATCTGGTGAGCATGTAATATTGGGTTGTGGTGAATTGTACTTGGATTCTTTGCTGTACGACTTGAGAAATAACTACTCAAAGATggaaatcaaaatttcGGATCCATTAACTGTATTTGCAGAGAGTTGTGCAGGTGAATCCTTTGCTGCCATTCCTGTAAATTCAATCAATGGCACTGTATCCATAAGCGTGGGTGCGGAACCTTTGACTCCTAAACTAGTTGACGATCTATCTCAAAACAAGATTGCTTCGGATGTGTTTGCGAATAACAGAAAGTTATCTAAAATGCTAAGGTCCGAATACGGCTGGGATTCCTTAGCCGCCAGGAACGTTTGGTCCTTCCAGGATGCAAACGTCTTTGTCGATGACACTTTACCTAATGAAActgataaagaaattttgttACGTTGCAGACCACAGTTAAACCAGGGTTTTAAATGGGTGATTAGAGAGGGTCCATTGGCCAACGAACCAATTCATGGTGTTCACTTCAAATTGTTGTCGGCCGAAAATTTAGAGAAAGTCTCAGGAGGTGGTCAATTAATCCCTATGGTACGTAGAGCATGTTACATTGCTCTATTAACTGCTACCCCAATACTATTAGAACCCATCTACGAGGTGGACGTCATAGTGCATCTCAAACTATTATCAATTATCGAAGAATTATTTGCGAAACGAAGAGGTGGAAGAATCTATAAGACTAGTAACATAGCAGGGTCGCCATTGATGGAAATTAGAGGGCAGTTGCCAGTAATTGAATCCGTCGGGTTTGAGACAGATCTAAGACTATCTACGATGGGGGCCGGTATGTGCCAAATGCATTTCTGTAAAAAGATCTGGCGAAAGGTCCCAGGTGATGTAATGGACGAACAAGCAGTCATATCAAAGCTAAAACCATCGCCAATTGGCAGTTTAAGTCGAGATTTTGTCATGAAGACGAGACGCCGTAAAG
- the TPO5 gene encoding Tpo5p (similar to uniprot|P36029 Saccharomyces cerevisiae YKL174C TPO5 Protein involved in excretion of putrescine and spermidine putative polyamine transporter in the Golgi or post-Golgi vesicles), giving the protein MPEYSLLPDGFRVSIPNFRPSDLFDNLHTIIHEEADNEPEIAEHFEYEQELDKSLLSRTSVIGLGFGLMSPVLGMCTSMGIGLLNGGPFTIMFGFQVCGVFSFLCACSLGEVVSKFPMELHGASAILAPDYIKRISSWLTGWFLLLGNWFMSIGVTFAGAQLIISLIAMANFDLISEKYLVLYTVLIYYAVVTIVGVVNLKYAKYVETINKVCIYWIIYAVLFIDVLLLLFHRNKFRSLPYALFHFDNELSGYRSVIISFIIGFQQSNFTLQGFSMLPALADEVKVPEKDIPRGMSSAVLISTVIGIIFLFPIMVILPDSRDLFSNQKVLPIVNIFKKSTDSQFVSIFLVLLILGNLFFSGIGSITTSSRAVYSFSRDHAIPYYRLWTYVDPQSESRVPKYSILLSMSISYILGLLPLFSNAAFNAFIGCAVLCLCSATLIPLLLVLVTRRRVLKNAPVKIKYKLGWIANIGSVCWLLLSMFSVCLPPQIPVTAKTMNYALLVFLFCFFIICILYYKWGRKHFQLPQVDKASIAEEMSTLDVINVDQNSTPLMGSDATQQKDTVSDHENSTAGSRTADTSVLNDPTKKDDD; this is encoded by the coding sequence ATGCCAGAGTACAGTCTATTACCGGATGGCTTTCGAGTCAGTATTCCTAATTTCAGACCGAGTGATCTCTTTGATAACTTGCATACAATTATTCATGAAGAAGCCGATAATGAGCCAGAAATTGCGGAACATTTTGAATACGAACAAGAGCTGGATAAGTCGTTACTATCTAGGACCTCTGTAATTGGTCTTGGATTTGGGTTGATGAGTCCCGTTCTGGGGATGTGTACTAGTATGGGGATTGGTCTTTTGAATGGTGGCCCTTTCACCATTATGTTTGGCTTCCAGGTATGCGGGGTGTTTTCATTTCTGTGTGCTTGTTCCCTTGGTGAAGtggtttccaaatttccGATGGAGTTGCATGGTGCTAGTGCAATATTAGCCCCAGATTatatcaagagaattagTTCTTGGCTTACCGGATGGTTTTTATTGTTAGGTAATTGGTTTATGAGTATTGGCGTTACTTTCGCCGGCGCTCAGTTAATCATTTCTTTAATTGCCATGGctaattttgatttaatcTCAGAGAAATATTTGGTTTTATACACCGTTCTCATATACTATGCGGTAGTTACCATTGTTGGTGTGGTTAATTTGAAGTATGCGAAATATGTGGAAACGATCAACAAGGTTTGTATTTATTGGATCATTTATGCGGTGCTTTTCATCGAtgtattattactattgttcCACAGAAACAAATTTCGTTCTCTACCCTATGCCTTATTCCATTTTGATAACGAACTTTCAGGATATAGAAGTGTAATCATTTCATTTATCATCGGATTTCAACAATCTAATTTCACTCTTCAAGGGTTCAGTATGTTACCAGCATTAGCGGATGAAGTCAAAGTTCCTGAAAAGGATATTCCTCGTGGTATGTCGAGTGCAGTATTGATCTCTACAGTTATTGGAattatctttcttttccccATAATGGTGATTCTACCGGATTCTCGTGATTTGTTCAGTAATCAAAAAGTTTTACCAATCGttaacattttcaaaaaatcaacagATTCACAATTTGTTTCTATTTTCCTAGTGCTTTTGATCCTAGGTAACCTGTTCTTTAGTGGTATCGGTTCTATCACCACTTCTTCGCGTGCAGTTTACAGTTTTAGCCGTGACCATGCTATTCCATATTATCGACTATGGACTTATGTGGATCCTCAATCTGAATCTCGTGTACCCAAATATTCCATTCTTTTGAGTATGTCCATTTCGTACATCCTAGGGTTGTTACCACTTTTTTCTAATGCCGCATTCAATGCCTTTATCGGCTGCGCTGTTCTATGTCTATGTTCAGCAACGTTGATACCTTTACTGTTGGTGCTAGTGACTAGAAGAAGAGTCCTTAAAAATGCACCTGTTAAGatcaaatacaaattaGGTTGGATTGCAAACATTGGTTCTGTATGTTGGCTACTCTTGTCAATGTTCTCCGTGTGTTTGCCGCCTCAAATTCCAGTAACCGCGAAGACTATGAATTATGCGCTCTTAGTGTTTTTATTCtgtttcttcattatctgCATTCTTTATTATAAATGGGGTCGTAAACACTTCCAGCTACCGCAAGTCGATAAGGCCTCTATTGCCGAAGAGATGAGCACATTAGACGTTATAAATGTGGATCAGAATTCCACCCCATTGATGGGAAGTGATGCTACTCAACAGAAAGATACAGTATCAGATCACGAAAACTCTACCGCCGGTTCGAGAACCGCCGACACATCTGTGCTTAACGATCCCACGAAGAAAGATGACGACTAA